A single region of the Raphanus sativus cultivar WK10039 chromosome 1, ASM80110v3, whole genome shotgun sequence genome encodes:
- the LOC108825444 gene encoding transcription factor MYB58-like, producing the protein MGKGRAPCCDKTKVKRGPWSYDEDLKLISFINKYGHENWRSLPQQAGLMRCGKSCRLRWINYLRPDVKRGNFSVEEEETIIKLHQSIGSKWSKIASKLPGRTDNEIKNVWHTHLKKKMSSRTNLNADDETGTKGSLNREKTFQESSPNASMSFAGSKISSKEDGAQIGEMFEYIEGHSEVTRTSEEIDKPELLEIPFGVDPDHIWSFINGYDSFGGSKISSKEDGAQIGDMFEYLEGHSEVKRTLKEVDKPELLEIPFGVDPDIWHFINGYDSFQQPENSLAPRDHQDSQEDEVDKWFKYLETELGLEENDSQQQQQNDTNKESSD; encoded by the exons ATGGGCAAAGGAAGAGCGCCATGTTGTGacaaaacaaaagtgaaaagaGGACCATGGAGCTACGACGAAGACCTGAAACTCATCTCTTTCATTAACAAGTATGGTCATGAGAATTGGAGATCTCTCCCCCAACAAGCTG GACTGATGAGGTGTGGAAAGAGTTGTCGTCTTCGATGGATTAATTACCTCAGACCTGATGTAAAACGTGGCAATTTCAGcgtagaggaagaagaaaccatCATTAAACTTCACCAGAGCATTGGAAGCAA GTGGTCGAAGATTGCTTCTAAACTGCCAGGACGAACAGACAACGAGATAAAGAATGTGTGGCATACCCATCTCAAGAAAAAAATGAGCTCGCGCACCAACCTTAATGCCGATGATGAAACTGGAACAAAAGGTTCTTTGAATAGAGAAAAGACCTTTCAAGAGTCATCCCCTAATGCTTCTATGTCTTTTGCTGGCTCCAAGATTTCTAGCAAAGAAGACGGCGCACAGATAGGTGAAATGTTTGAGTATATAGAAGGTCATAGCGAAGTTACGAGGACGTCAGAAGAGATAGACAAACCAGAGCTGCTGGAGATACCTTTTGGTGTAGATCCTGATCACATATGGAGTTTCATTAATGGTTACGATTCTTTTGGTGGCTCCAAGATTTCTAGCAAAGAAGACGGCGCACAGATAGGTGACATGTTTGAGTATTTAGAAGGTCATAGCGAAGTTAAGAGGACGTTAAAAGAGGTAGACAAACCAGAGCTGCTGGAGATACCTTTTGGTGTAGATCCTGACATATGGCATTTCATTAATGGTTACGATTCATTCCAACAACCTGAGAACAGTTTGGCTCCAAGGGATCATCAAGACTCTCAAGAAGATGAAGTTGATAAA